From one Gallionella capsiferriformans ES-2 genomic stretch:
- a CDS encoding HipA domain-containing protein, whose product MSALIVSANGIPVGTLEIKQGQWKFDYSTEWKDYALSPIFPISTRAFEDTANARTVEWFFENLLPEGRLRDLIALRDRIDPRDTWALLIRHGQDTAGALSLTPEGYTAATEEILIPLSQEALQEKIKASRARNLPLMASWDEIHMSLAGAQEKLGLRIDTDGALFLPEGSAPSTHIVKPENASADFPYCPANEFFCMRLAHELKVSVPNVGLLHLPEPLYVIERFDREPLSAEKGLGRVFRRLHQIDLCQTLGVPPSKKYESEGGLGLHHLFEVLRGTFIERPIVAANAVVHWIAFNYLIGNLDAHAKNIAFLMRGQKAAVAPFYDMLCVEAYLPRQTMAMSIAGENKPGWVEGAHWDAMAYETGVAPRLVRSVLSRMSADLPEAISRVIGDERLTNEERVFLREKVLTVIDERRGFVADALKSRPSSINELLNSREFDPSVLARLSKLS is encoded by the coding sequence ATGAGTGCTTTGATCGTCTCGGCCAATGGGATACCGGTTGGAACCCTTGAAATTAAGCAGGGACAGTGGAAATTTGACTACTCGACTGAGTGGAAAGATTATGCACTTTCGCCGATTTTTCCGATCTCCACCCGAGCGTTCGAAGATACCGCGAATGCCAGGACGGTCGAGTGGTTCTTCGAGAACCTGTTGCCCGAAGGTCGGCTGCGAGACCTGATCGCCTTACGGGACAGAATCGATCCTCGGGATACGTGGGCGCTACTGATCCGACATGGACAGGACACTGCGGGGGCGCTTTCGCTGACGCCAGAAGGATACACTGCCGCGACAGAGGAAATTCTGATTCCACTTTCACAAGAGGCACTTCAGGAAAAAATTAAGGCTTCCAGGGCGCGCAATCTCCCTCTGATGGCCTCATGGGATGAAATCCACATGTCCCTGGCAGGTGCTCAGGAAAAACTCGGGCTGCGTATTGACACCGATGGTGCGCTGTTCCTGCCTGAAGGTTCGGCACCCTCGACCCATATCGTCAAACCGGAGAATGCCAGTGCGGACTTCCCGTATTGCCCGGCCAACGAATTTTTTTGCATGCGCCTGGCTCATGAGCTGAAAGTTTCAGTTCCCAACGTCGGCTTGCTGCATCTTCCCGAACCACTTTATGTCATTGAGCGGTTTGACCGTGAGCCATTGAGTGCTGAGAAAGGCCTTGGCAGGGTATTCAGGCGGCTCCACCAGATAGACCTGTGCCAAACATTGGGTGTGCCACCGTCGAAAAAATATGAGAGTGAAGGTGGCTTGGGGCTGCATCACCTGTTCGAGGTTCTCAGAGGCACCTTCATCGAACGTCCAATCGTAGCGGCCAATGCCGTTGTTCATTGGATTGCCTTTAATTATTTAATCGGTAATCTGGATGCACACGCAAAAAATATTGCTTTCCTGATGCGTGGACAAAAAGCGGCAGTAGCGCCGTTCTACGACATGCTTTGCGTGGAGGCCTATCTGCCAAGGCAGACGATGGCGATGTCTATCGCAGGAGAGAATAAGCCGGGATGGGTGGAAGGGGCGCATTGGGATGCAATGGCCTATGAGACGGGTGTCGCGCCTCGACTTGTTCGTAGTGTCTTATCGCGAATGAGTGCGGATTTACCGGAAGCGATCTCCAGGGTAATCGGTGATGAACGACTGACCAATGAGGAGCGAGTATTTTTGCGAGAAAAAGTGCTCACCGTTATTGATGAGCGAAGAGGGTTCGTAGCTGATGCACTCAAGTCTCGACCGTCTTCGATCAATGAATTATTGAACAGTCGGGAATTTGATCCGTCAGTACTGGCGCGGTTGTCCAAGCTTTCGTGA
- a CDS encoding type II toxin-antitoxin system RelB/DinJ family antitoxin, with protein sequence MSIADTYVRARIDKVTKERATDALAAMGLSISDAIRLLMLRVADERRLPFDVKVPNATTRKAIVELESGKGKRFDSVDVLMADLNADV encoded by the coding sequence ATGAGTATTGCCGATACCTATGTTCGTGCTCGCATCGATAAGGTTACTAAAGAACGGGCCACTGACGCACTGGCAGCAATGGGTCTGTCAATATCGGATGCTATTCGCTTGCTGATGCTGCGTGTCGCCGATGAGCGTCGTTTGCCATTTGATGTAAAAGTGCCGAACGCGACTACCCGTAAGGCTATTGTCGAGCTTGAATCAGGCAAGGGAAAACGTTTCGACAGCGTTGATGTACTGATGGCTGATTTGAATGCGGACGTTTGA
- a CDS encoding HipA domain-containing protein, protein MSERTLLVSLNSGPIGTLRDENGIWSFKYDSAWLNDQQHFGLSPSLPLQHAPLLDLSSKRPVQWYFDNLLPEEHQRRLLAGDARIDVADSFGLLGYYGAESAGSLTLLAPDAQNQIEEALLPLSDVELNERILALPRVPLTHGAKKRMSLAGAQHKLAVVLQDGALFEPAGATPSTHIIKPDHPDADYPHSAVNEWFVMRLAKRAGLNVPDVHRRYVPAPVYIIDRFDRVRDARGWQRRHVIDACQLLGLDRSFKYSQGSMASLAALADQCRGNIAARTRLFSWLVFNVLVGNTDAHLKNLSFLVSEEGVELAPHYDILSTACYETLAYDKKSWPNLTEMAWPILGKQFIADVDRALLIEAADALNIRKATAERLLDNLCNHIMGKAEEIYKEFEAENASLKQRADLAPILAGESRCLRTIIHVVIKEVAAKLKQR, encoded by the coding sequence ATGAGCGAGCGTACCTTGCTGGTTTCCCTCAATAGCGGTCCGATCGGCACGTTGCGGGACGAAAACGGGATCTGGTCTTTCAAGTACGACAGCGCCTGGCTCAACGACCAACAACACTTCGGCCTGAGTCCATCCCTGCCGTTGCAACACGCGCCGCTGCTGGATCTGTCATCGAAGCGACCCGTGCAGTGGTATTTCGATAACCTCCTGCCCGAAGAGCATCAAAGAAGATTGCTGGCCGGTGATGCCCGCATCGATGTTGCTGATTCATTTGGGTTGCTGGGCTACTACGGTGCCGAGTCTGCCGGCTCGCTCACCCTGCTTGCACCTGATGCTCAGAATCAAATAGAGGAAGCACTGCTCCCCTTGTCGGATGTCGAGCTTAACGAACGGATACTCGCACTACCCCGTGTGCCGCTCACGCACGGTGCAAAAAAGCGCATGTCGCTGGCGGGTGCACAACATAAGCTGGCAGTCGTATTGCAGGATGGGGCGCTTTTCGAGCCTGCAGGTGCAACACCCTCGACGCATATTATCAAGCCTGATCACCCGGATGCCGACTATCCACATTCTGCTGTCAATGAGTGGTTCGTGATGCGGTTGGCCAAGCGAGCCGGGTTGAACGTTCCTGATGTTCATCGCCGCTATGTTCCTGCGCCCGTGTATATCATCGACCGCTTCGACCGCGTTCGAGATGCGCGTGGCTGGCAACGCCGGCATGTCATCGATGCCTGCCAGTTGCTGGGGCTTGATCGCAGCTTCAAATACAGCCAGGGTAGTATGGCCAGCCTGGCGGCCTTGGCAGACCAATGTCGAGGCAATATTGCTGCGCGCACCCGGCTTTTCAGCTGGCTGGTGTTCAACGTGCTGGTCGGCAATACCGACGCGCACCTGAAGAACCTGAGCTTTCTGGTAAGTGAAGAGGGTGTCGAACTGGCTCCACACTACGACATCCTGAGCACGGCCTGCTATGAGACACTGGCCTACGACAAGAAAAGCTGGCCAAACCTGACAGAGATGGCGTGGCCCATATTGGGCAAACAGTTCATCGCAGACGTCGACCGGGCGCTGCTCATCGAAGCTGCTGATGCCCTCAACATCAGGAAGGCAACTGCAGAGCGTCTGTTGGATAACCTGTGCAATCACATCATGGGCAAGGCGGAAGAAATCTATAAGGAATTCGAGGCAGAGAACGCATCCCTCAAGCAGCGCGCTGACCTTGCACCCATTCTCGCGGGAGAATCTCGTTGTTTACGGACGATTATCCACGTCGTGATCAAGGAGGTCGCGGCGAAACTGAAGCAAAGGTGA
- a CDS encoding diguanylate cyclase, translating to MNLVDDPKFTQLKISGRLPTPKGIALQVIKLTQQADASNQEIAHLIGADPALSVRVIKAANVLLANSSRPVVTISDAVMVLGARGLRQLVLGIALIVDYRHGPCKQFDYPHFWTHSLLTGIAAKHLAQHTRLASVDEIFVAGLFCHIGQLALATVFTEEYGALLFAGKGQVFSSKLAGQMEKFGFNEAQLSEAILADMNFPKIFQMLVRHCDQPEDTQLLAATREWRLLHLMHFSTLIADLFMANSSVSSQLLVKIRQQAKHLSIELNDLIEIGDACVRDWLEWSVLLGMNNNLNIPPFSQLLQSAGEEEAVAAGNVPVIQTLRVLVVEDDPATLKLLDAMLKSAGHTVALAANGLEALRMIRQQVPQLIVSDWMMPEMDGLSLCRKLRESDAWRNIYTVILTAQESPERLIQAFEAGADDYLLKPISPKIFLARLRAAHRVIQMQAELADDREQLQRLANELTAANHRLQQLALTDVLTGLPNRRAAMDRLEQEWSSMRRSQRSFACMVLDVDHFKAINDKYGHPAGDAALSGIAQALRAAARAQDFVCRFGGEEFLVICPDTDVDAAFQCAERLRLQVATMKVAGVAAELRLTISIGIAVSKPEMDKVEALLVGADKCLYAAKQAGRNRTVCLK from the coding sequence ATGAACCTCGTCGACGATCCAAAATTTACCCAGCTAAAAATCAGCGGACGGTTGCCAACGCCCAAGGGCATTGCGCTACAGGTAATTAAGCTAACGCAGCAGGCAGATGCATCGAATCAGGAAATCGCGCATTTGATTGGTGCCGATCCGGCATTGAGTGTCCGCGTCATTAAGGCGGCTAATGTGTTGCTTGCTAACTCCTCGCGACCTGTGGTGACAATATCTGATGCGGTGATGGTGCTGGGTGCGCGTGGTTTACGCCAGTTGGTGCTGGGCATCGCCTTGATTGTTGATTATCGCCACGGACCTTGTAAGCAATTTGATTACCCTCATTTTTGGACGCATTCGCTGCTGACAGGCATTGCAGCCAAGCATCTGGCGCAGCACACTCGATTAGCCTCGGTCGATGAGATTTTTGTGGCGGGGTTGTTCTGTCATATCGGTCAGTTGGCGCTGGCGACTGTGTTTACGGAAGAGTATGGCGCGTTGCTCTTCGCCGGTAAGGGGCAGGTATTCTCGTCAAAGCTTGCGGGGCAGATGGAAAAATTTGGCTTCAATGAAGCCCAATTGAGCGAAGCAATACTCGCCGACATGAATTTCCCAAAAATATTCCAGATGCTGGTGAGGCACTGCGATCAGCCGGAAGATACCCAGCTGCTGGCGGCTACTCGTGAGTGGCGCTTGTTGCATCTGATGCATTTCTCGACGCTGATCGCTGATTTGTTTATGGCAAATTCATCGGTTAGCAGTCAGTTGTTGGTCAAAATCAGGCAGCAGGCGAAGCACCTGTCGATTGAACTTAATGATTTAATTGAAATCGGTGATGCGTGTGTGCGTGACTGGCTGGAATGGTCAGTTTTGCTGGGCATGAATAATAATTTGAATATCCCGCCTTTTTCTCAGTTGCTGCAGTCGGCAGGTGAAGAGGAGGCTGTCGCGGCTGGAAATGTGCCGGTCATTCAGACGTTGCGGGTACTGGTGGTAGAGGATGATCCTGCTACACTCAAGCTGCTTGATGCGATGTTGAAATCTGCCGGTCATACCGTGGCGTTAGCTGCGAATGGGCTTGAGGCGTTGCGGATGATCCGGCAGCAGGTACCTCAGCTGATTGTCAGTGACTGGATGATGCCTGAAATGGATGGGCTGAGTTTGTGCCGTAAATTGCGTGAAAGCGATGCCTGGCGCAATATTTATACGGTTATCCTGACCGCGCAGGAAAGTCCGGAACGCTTGATTCAGGCGTTTGAGGCCGGAGCCGATGACTATTTGCTCAAACCTATTTCACCAAAGATATTCTTAGCGCGTCTGCGTGCCGCGCATCGGGTGATACAAATGCAGGCCGAACTCGCTGATGATCGCGAGCAATTGCAGCGACTCGCCAATGAATTGACCGCAGCGAATCACAGGTTGCAACAATTGGCGCTTACCGATGTGTTGACAGGATTACCTAATCGCCGCGCAGCGATGGATCGCTTGGAGCAGGAGTGGTCTAGCATGCGGCGCAGCCAACGTTCATTCGCCTGCATGGTGCTTGATGTGGATCATTTCAAGGCGATCAATGATAAATACGGTCATCCGGCAGGAGACGCTGCTTTGTCAGGCATTGCGCAAGCGCTGCGTGCGGCGGCACGGGCACAGGATTTTGTATGTCGTTTTGGCGGCGAGGAATTTTTAGTGATTTGCCCCGATACGGATGTTGATGCGGCATTTCAATGTGCGGAACGTTTGCGTTTGCAGGTCGCGACGATGAAGGTCGCTGGCGTTGCTGCGGAGCTGAGGCTGACGATCAGTATTGGTATCGCCGTCAGTAAGCCTGAAATGGACAAGGTCGAGGCGTTGCTCGTTGGCGCTGATAAGTGTTTGTATGCCGCTAAACAGGCGGGAAGAAACCGGACGGTTTGCTTGAAATAG
- a CDS encoding type II toxin-antitoxin system YafQ family toxin, with protein sequence MLVDQPLPDNNRDHALSGDWTGYRECHVKPDILLIYLKPDLDTLRLAHFGSHSELFG encoded by the coding sequence CTGCTTGTCGATCAACCTTTGCCAGATAATAATCGTGATCACGCGTTGAGCGGTGATTGGACCGGATATAGAGAGTGTCATGTCAAGCCAGATATTCTGTTAATCTACCTCAAACCAGATTTAGACACTTTGCGGTTGGCGCATTTTGGCTCACATAGCGAGCTATTCGGTTGA
- a CDS encoding helix-turn-helix domain-containing protein produces MKIPLNSASDVGKIVRATRKAQGLRQDDTAGSIGLSENFLGKVEKGNESVQWGKLFQAMKGLGIRVYLDVPDGIALQNNEQNQKNKP; encoded by the coding sequence ATGAAGATACCACTCAACAGTGCATCTGATGTCGGCAAGATTGTCCGTGCTACCCGAAAGGCTCAAGGGCTTCGTCAGGACGACACGGCCGGCAGTATCGGTCTTAGCGAAAACTTTCTCGGCAAGGTCGAGAAAGGGAACGAGTCTGTGCAATGGGGTAAGCTCTTCCAAGCCATGAAAGGTTTGGGTATTCGCGTCTATCTTGATGTGCCGGACGGCATCGCGCTGCAAAATAATGAGCAGAACCAAAAGAATAAACCATGA